One Campylobacter concisus DNA window includes the following coding sequences:
- a CDS encoding iron-containing alcohol dehydrogenase, whose amino-acid sequence MENFTFYNPVRIEFGKGKEAHIGEYMREFGAKKALVLYGSERVKKSGLLGVATDSLKANGIEFTELGGVKSNPVLNKVNEAIKIAREFGADSVLAVGGGSVLDSAKAVAAGAKYDGDVWDFFVGKNPAESLMVFDIITLAATGSEMNQNGVVTNEAAKLKLHLGAPCLFPKVSVVNPQLQATVSRDYLVYSASDVIAHSIEGYFTATNYPLIARMQVEANIKTIIRTTEILLANPDDYDARAEFAWVATMALNGITMVGTSGIEYPNHMIEHAMSAVTDCAHGAGLSVVMPAWMKWYKDRNLGVFERFAREIFGLKTADECIEALKVWFDKIGTPTRLSQLEIDSEALINEIAGVAYENAKAWAMQELYPKKNIVQILELAK is encoded by the coding sequence ATGGAAAATTTTACATTTTATAACCCAGTAAGAATAGAATTTGGCAAAGGCAAAGAGGCTCATATCGGCGAGTATATGAGAGAATTTGGTGCTAAAAAAGCCCTTGTGCTATACGGCAGTGAGCGCGTAAAAAAGAGCGGTCTGCTTGGCGTAGCTACCGATAGTCTAAAAGCAAATGGCATCGAATTTACTGAGCTTGGTGGCGTGAAATCAAACCCGGTGCTAAACAAAGTAAATGAAGCGATCAAAATAGCCCGTGAATTTGGCGCTGATAGCGTACTAGCTGTTGGCGGTGGCTCGGTGCTAGACTCTGCAAAGGCAGTCGCCGCCGGAGCTAAATACGATGGCGACGTGTGGGACTTTTTCGTAGGTAAAAATCCGGCCGAGTCACTCATGGTATTTGACATCATCACGCTAGCAGCAACTGGCTCTGAGATGAATCAAAACGGCGTCGTGACCAACGAGGCGGCTAAACTAAAGCTTCATCTGGGCGCGCCGTGCCTTTTCCCAAAAGTATCTGTCGTAAACCCGCAGCTACAAGCCACCGTTAGCCGCGACTATCTAGTTTATAGCGCAAGCGACGTTATCGCGCACAGCATAGAGGGCTATTTCACAGCTACAAACTATCCGCTAATCGCCAGAATGCAGGTAGAAGCAAACATCAAAACTATCATCCGAACGACTGAAATTTTACTTGCAAACCCTGATGACTACGACGCTAGAGCTGAGTTTGCCTGGGTTGCGACGATGGCGCTAAATGGCATAACTATGGTTGGTACCTCAGGTATCGAGTATCCAAACCACATGATCGAGCATGCGATGAGTGCGGTAACAGACTGTGCGCACGGAGCGGGACTTAGCGTAGTGATGCCTGCGTGGATGAAGTGGTATAAGGATAGAAATTTAGGCGTATTTGAGCGTTTTGCGAGAGAAATTTTTGGGCTTAAAACCGCAGATGAGTGCATAGAGGCGCTAAAAGTGTGGTTTGACAAAATAGGCACTCCAACAAGACTATCACAGCTAGAGATAGATAGCGAGGCGCTTATAAATGAGATCGCGGGTGTTGCCTATGAAAACGCAAAGGCGTGGGCGATGCAAGAGCTCTATCCAAAGAAAAATATCGTCCAAATCCTTGAACTGGCAAAATAA
- a CDS encoding cyclophilin-like fold protein, with the protein MRKILAIFMLFAGLNLAAGEKMQNLKIILKSSNGEATAILDDTAAARSFAAQLPLTLNLEDYGGHEKIAKLPKPLDTRGAPSGSDGKKGEISYFAPWNNFVIYYGYQPYYEGIVRLGVIEGDVSSVAKDGQIKIELVK; encoded by the coding sequence ATGAGAAAAATTTTAGCCATCTTTATGCTTTTTGCGGGGTTAAATTTGGCAGCAGGAGAGAAAATGCAAAATTTAAAGATAATCCTAAAGAGCTCTAACGGCGAAGCGACGGCTATCCTAGACGATACGGCAGCAGCAAGAAGCTTTGCCGCACAGCTACCGCTAACGCTAAATTTAGAGGACTACGGCGGACACGAAAAGATCGCCAAGCTGCCAAAACCGCTTGATACAAGAGGCGCTCCGAGCGGCAGCGACGGCAAAAAAGGCGAGATCTCGTACTTTGCTCCGTGGAACAACTTTGTCATCTACTACGGCTACCAGCCCTATTATGAGGGCATCGTGCGTTTAGGCGTGATCGAGGGCGATGTGAGTTCGGTCGCAAAAGACGGGCAGATCAAGATCGAGCTAGTAAAATAA
- a CDS encoding CbrC family protein yields the protein MDKFQEKYINLSKDYYKNNGNAASVEALYQFKEELEASEEPQAKHVLVDIYQLLSMQKSAYELLLKIHDRNDKKQLKTLGYLAQFVDKGDKWAVPRPKSKGQILAQKAKVATLPKFRYHPEPLKTGAFKDDMSVTCECCGETTEIYYDNGIYSEQDVTYLCPACIANGAAAKKFDATFVQDADKLATDDAKKDDELFRRTPGYESWQGEHWVVCCDDYCAFLGDVGTKELEELGIADEVFDDYTKRDKYDVKMAREMLVAGGNFAGYLFRCLHCKKYHIYIDAC from the coding sequence GTGGATAAATTTCAAGAAAAATATATAAACCTTTCAAAAGATTACTACAAAAATAACGGCAATGCGGCGAGCGTGGAGGCTTTGTATCAGTTTAAAGAAGAGCTTGAAGCAAGCGAGGAGCCGCAGGCAAAACACGTTTTAGTAGATATTTATCAGCTTTTGTCTATGCAAAAGAGCGCTTATGAGCTACTTTTAAAGATACACGATAGAAACGACAAAAAGCAACTAAAAACGCTTGGCTATCTTGCGCAGTTTGTGGATAAGGGCGACAAATGGGCAGTGCCAAGGCCAAAAAGTAAAGGGCAAATTTTAGCCCAAAAGGCAAAGGTCGCCACCTTACCAAAATTTCGCTATCACCCAGAGCCATTAAAAACTGGCGCATTTAAAGATGATATGAGTGTCACCTGCGAGTGCTGCGGCGAAACCACTGAAATTTACTATGATAATGGCATCTATAGCGAGCAAGACGTCACCTATCTTTGCCCAGCTTGCATTGCAAATGGCGCAGCTGCTAAGAAATTTGACGCTACATTTGTGCAAGACGCCGACAAGCTTGCCACGGATGACGCCAAAAAAGATGATGAGCTTTTTAGAAGAACACCTGGCTATGAGAGCTGGCAGGGCGAACACTGGGTGGTGTGCTGTGATGATTATTGCGCATTTTTAGGCGATGTGGGCACAAAGGAGCTTGAGGAGCTCGGCATCGCAGACGAGGTTTTTGATGACTACACAAAAAGGGATAAGTATGACGTGAAAATGGCGCGCGAGATGCTCGTGGCGGGCGGCAACTTTGCTGGGTATTTGTTTCGCTGCTTACACTGCAAAAAGTATCACATCTACATTGATGCTTGCTAG
- the accA gene encoding acetyl-CoA carboxylase carboxyl transferase subunit alpha, with the protein MSNYLDFEKSIKQIDEDIANAKIRGDEHAVEILNKNLSKEISKVYKNLNEYQRLQLARHPDRPYAIDYINSFLVDGYEIHGDRAFRDDPAIVCYIGYIGGKKAVVIGEQKGRGTKNKLKRNFGMPHPEGYRKALRVAKLAEKFNLPILFLIDTPGAYPGVGAEERGQSEAIARNLFEFANLKTPIIAVVIGEGGSGGALAIGVADRLAMMKNSVFSVISPEGCAAILWNDPAKQEQATKSMKITADDLKNLSLIDDVINEPINGAHRDKDGAAKALANYFISELAELEKLDINELVVKRIDKILSIGAYEE; encoded by the coding sequence ATGTCAAATTATTTAGATTTTGAAAAGAGCATAAAGCAAATTGATGAAGATATAGCAAATGCTAAGATCAGAGGCGATGAACATGCTGTTGAAATTTTAAATAAGAACCTATCTAAAGAGATATCAAAAGTATATAAAAATTTAAACGAATATCAACGTTTACAACTTGCTCGTCACCCAGATAGGCCATACGCTATTGATTATATAAATTCATTTTTAGTTGATGGCTATGAGATCCATGGCGACAGGGCATTTCGCGACGACCCAGCAATAGTCTGCTACATCGGTTATATCGGAGGCAAAAAGGCTGTCGTTATAGGTGAGCAAAAAGGTCGTGGCACTAAAAATAAACTAAAAAGAAATTTTGGTATGCCTCATCCAGAGGGTTACCGAAAGGCTTTACGCGTAGCAAAATTGGCTGAGAAATTTAACCTACCTATCTTATTTTTGATAGACACTCCGGGCGCATATCCTGGTGTTGGCGCTGAAGAGCGAGGTCAAAGCGAGGCCATAGCTAGAAATTTATTTGAATTTGCAAATTTAAAAACTCCAATAATAGCTGTCGTTATCGGCGAAGGCGGAAGTGGCGGTGCTTTAGCAATAGGCGTGGCTGATAGACTTGCCATGATGAAAAACTCTGTCTTTTCAGTCATCTCGCCAGAAGGTTGTGCAGCGATACTTTGGAACGATCCAGCTAAACAAGAGCAAGCCACAAAATCGATGAAGATAACGGCTGATGACTTAAAAAATTTATCGCTTATAGATGACGTGATAAACGAGCCGATAAATGGAGCTCATAGAGATAAAGACGGTGCTGCAAAAGCACTTGCAAACTACTTCATCTCAGAGCTAGCTGAGCTTGAGAAGCTTGATATAAACGAGCTTGTCGTAAAAAGAATAGACAAAATTCTCTCTATCGGGGCTTACGAAGAGTAA
- a CDS encoding beta-ketoacyl-ACP synthase II, translating into MKRVVVTGIGMINALGLDKESSFKAICEGKTGVKEITSFDVSEFPVKIAAEITDFDPNSILDGKEVKKVDRFIQLGIKASNEAMADANFKEFDAHKFGVSSAAGIGGLPNIEKNSITYFEKGVKRISPFFIPSALVNMLGGIVSINHGLKGPNLSSVTACAASTHAISQAAKCIMIGQATNMLVIGAESTICGVGIGGFAAMKALSTRNDEPSKASRPFDANRDGFVMGEGAGALVLEEYESAVARGAKIYAEVVGFGESGDAHHITSPTLEGPLSAMKQALDMAKGVKIDYVNAHGTSTPVNDKNETAALKAVFGDKCPPVSSTKGQTGHCLGGAGAIEAVISIMAMRDGIIPPTINYETPDPDCDLDYVPNKARKADIKAVMSNSFGFGGTNGVVIFKKLD; encoded by the coding sequence TTGAAACGAGTCGTTGTAACTGGTATTGGCATGATAAACGCACTTGGTCTTGATAAAGAGAGCTCTTTTAAGGCTATTTGCGAGGGTAAAACAGGTGTGAAAGAGATCACGAGCTTTGATGTAAGCGAATTCCCTGTTAAAATTGCTGCCGAGATAACTGATTTTGATCCAAATAGCATTTTAGACGGCAAAGAGGTGAAAAAAGTAGATCGTTTCATACAGCTTGGCATAAAAGCATCTAACGAAGCTATGGCTGATGCAAATTTTAAGGAGTTTGACGCTCACAAATTTGGCGTTAGTTCAGCTGCTGGTATAGGCGGTTTGCCAAATATTGAGAAAAACTCAATCACATATTTTGAAAAAGGCGTAAAGAGAATTTCACCATTTTTCATCCCATCTGCACTTGTAAATATGCTAGGTGGCATAGTTTCAATAAACCACGGACTAAAAGGTCCAAATTTATCAAGCGTAACAGCTTGTGCAGCAAGCACTCATGCGATATCACAAGCTGCAAAATGCATAATGATTGGTCAAGCTACAAATATGCTAGTTATCGGCGCTGAGTCAACTATCTGTGGCGTTGGCATAGGCGGTTTTGCGGCGATGAAAGCGCTATCAACTAGAAATGATGAACCAAGTAAGGCATCAAGGCCATTTGATGCAAACCGCGATGGTTTTGTAATGGGCGAAGGCGCTGGCGCACTTGTGCTTGAAGAGTATGAGTCAGCTGTTGCAAGAGGTGCTAAAATTTACGCTGAAGTAGTTGGATTTGGTGAGAGCGGAGATGCACACCATATCACATCACCAACACTTGAAGGTCCATTAAGCGCGATGAAGCAAGCACTTGATATGGCAAAAGGCGTAAAGATAGACTACGTGAACGCACATGGTACTTCAACGCCAGTAAATGATAAAAATGAGACAGCTGCGTTAAAGGCTGTTTTTGGTGATAAGTGCCCACCAGTTAGTTCAACTAAAGGTCAGACTGGACACTGCTTAGGTGGTGCTGGTGCGATCGAAGCTGTCATATCTATAATGGCAATGAGAGATGGCATCATCCCTCCAACGATAAACTACGAAACGCCAGATCCAGACTGTGATCTAGACTACGTTCCAAATAAAGCTAGAAAAGCTGATATAAAAGCTGTCATGAGCAACTCATTTGGCTTTGGCGGAACAAACGGCGTCGTGATATTTAAAAAGTTGGATTAA
- the acpP gene encoding acyl carrier protein, with protein MAVFEDVRDVVVEQLSVDPQAVKLESKIIEDLGADSLDVVELVMALEEKFEVEIPDSEAEKLVSIQDVVNYIEKLGK; from the coding sequence ATGGCAGTATTTGAAGACGTAAGAGACGTAGTTGTAGAGCAACTAAGCGTAGATCCACAAGCGGTAAAACTAGAGTCTAAAATCATCGAAGATTTAGGCGCTGATTCACTTGACGTTGTAGAGCTAGTTATGGCTTTAGAAGAGAAATTTGAAGTAGAAATTCCTGATAGCGAAGCAGAGAAATTAGTAAGCATTCAAGACGTTGTAAATTATATAGAAAAACTAGGCAAATAA
- the fabG gene encoding 3-oxoacyl-ACP reductase FabG, which yields MKFSGKNVLITGASRGIGAQIAKTLANMGLKVWINYRSKPEIADALQAEIEQNGGKAAVIKFDATDEDEFIKGINLIVDSDGELSYLVNNAGITNDKLALRMKTSEFTDVINANLTSAFIGCREALKVMSKKRFGAVVNVASIVGEMGNAGQVNYSASKGGLIAMSKSFAKEGASRNIRFNSVTPGFIETDMTHGLSDEVKKTYSDNIPLKRFGSASEVAEAVAFLLSDHASYVTGETLKINGGLYM from the coding sequence ATGAAATTTAGCGGAAAAAACGTGCTAATAACAGGTGCAAGTAGAGGTATCGGCGCACAGATCGCAAAGACGCTTGCAAATATGGGCTTAAAAGTGTGGATAAACTACCGCTCAAAGCCTGAGATAGCAGACGCTTTGCAAGCTGAGATCGAGCAAAATGGCGGCAAGGCTGCGGTGATAAAATTTGACGCAACAGACGAAGATGAGTTTATAAAAGGTATAAATTTGATAGTTGATAGCGACGGTGAGCTAAGCTACCTCGTAAATAACGCTGGCATCACAAATGACAAGCTAGCGCTTCGCATGAAAACTAGCGAATTTACAGATGTGATAAATGCAAATTTAACTTCAGCTTTCATAGGATGTAGAGAGGCTTTAAAAGTGATGAGTAAAAAGCGCTTTGGAGCGGTCGTAAACGTCGCATCTATCGTTGGTGAGATGGGAAATGCAGGGCAGGTGAATTATTCAGCCAGCAAGGGCGGACTAATCGCCATGAGTAAGAGCTTTGCAAAAGAGGGCGCAAGTAGAAATATCCGCTTTAACAGCGTAACTCCGGGCTTTATCGAGACTGATATGACGCATGGACTAAGTGATGAGGTGAAAAAAACTTATAGCGATAATATCCCACTAAAACGCTTTGGCAGTGCTAGCGAGGTGGCCGAGGCGGTTGCATTTTTACTAAGTGATCATGCTAGCTACGTGACTGGCGAGACGCTAAAAATAAACGGCGGACTTTATATGTAA
- the gpmI gene encoding 2,3-bisphosphoglycerate-independent phosphoglycerate mutase — protein sequence MAQKTILIITDGIGSNKNGKFNAFEAAKKPNYDKFFKEIPNSLIKTSGNAVGLPKGQMGNSEVGHMCIGSGRVLYQNLVKISRGFNDGSIAENEALKVLFKKCKKIHVIGLYSDGGVHSHMEHFDGMCELASKNGCEVFAHAITDGRDVSPNSGLNFIKSLEAKFKVATVCGRFYAMDRDKRWERVKEAYDSLVNGANLSDLAPSEYLQKSYDEGVTDEFVKPASFNGFKGIGKDDGVIVINFRNDRAREICQALGEEKFSEFERPFAIKNLITMTEYDANFKFEVLFKNEKIKNTLSEVIAAAGLRQLHTAETEKYAHVTFFFNGGVEELASNETRVLIPSPKVKTYDEKPEMSAADVCKAVLKGMDDEQDFIVVNFANGDMVGHTGNYEAAIKAVEAVDRALGEIYTKAKEKNYAMIITSDHGNCEEMRDSSGELLTNHTTYDVFCFVMAEGVKELKNGGLNNIAPSVLKLMGLEIPAEMDEALF from the coding sequence ATGGCTCAAAAAACTATACTTATAATAACTGATGGCATCGGATCAAACAAAAATGGCAAATTTAATGCATTTGAGGCGGCCAAAAAGCCAAACTACGATAAATTTTTTAAAGAAATTCCAAACTCGCTCATAAAAACTTCTGGAAACGCCGTGGGACTACCCAAAGGGCAGATGGGAAATAGCGAAGTAGGGCACATGTGCATAGGAAGCGGTCGAGTTTTGTATCAAAATTTGGTCAAAATTTCACGCGGCTTTAATGACGGCTCAATAGCAGAAAATGAAGCGCTAAAAGTTCTTTTTAAAAAGTGCAAAAAGATCCACGTCATAGGGCTTTATAGCGACGGCGGCGTGCACTCTCATATGGAGCATTTTGATGGTATGTGCGAGCTTGCTAGTAAAAATGGCTGCGAAGTTTTTGCCCACGCTATCACCGACGGACGCGACGTTAGCCCAAATAGCGGTTTAAATTTCATAAAAAGCTTGGAGGCTAAATTTAAGGTAGCGACCGTTTGTGGGAGATTTTACGCGATGGATAGAGACAAACGTTGGGAGCGCGTAAAAGAGGCCTATGACAGCCTAGTAAATGGGGCAAATTTAAGCGATCTGGCACCAAGCGAGTATCTACAAAAAAGCTATGATGAGGGCGTGACAGACGAGTTTGTAAAGCCAGCAAGCTTTAATGGCTTTAAGGGCATAGGCAAAGATGACGGCGTGATCGTAATAAATTTTAGAAATGATAGAGCAAGAGAGATTTGCCAGGCTCTAGGCGAGGAGAAATTTAGCGAGTTTGAGCGACCTTTTGCTATCAAAAATCTAATCACCATGACCGAATACGACGCAAATTTTAAATTTGAAGTGCTCTTTAAAAATGAAAAGATAAAAAACACTCTAAGCGAGGTCATAGCAGCTGCTGGACTAAGGCAGCTTCACACGGCTGAGACTGAAAAATACGCCCACGTAACATTTTTCTTTAATGGTGGCGTCGAGGAGCTAGCTAGCAACGAAACTAGGGTGCTAATCCCCAGTCCAAAGGTCAAAACCTACGACGAAAAGCCAGAGATGAGTGCTGCTGATGTTTGCAAAGCCGTGCTAAAGGGCATGGATGACGAGCAAGACTTTATAGTGGTAAATTTCGCAAATGGCGATATGGTGGGGCATACTGGCAACTACGAGGCCGCTATAAAGGCGGTTGAGGCAGTGGATAGGGCTCTTGGAGAAATTTACACCAAGGCAAAAGAGAAAAACTACGCGATGATCATCACGAGCGATCACGGAAACTGCGAAGAGATGCGTGATAGCAGCGGCGAGCTACTGACAAACCACACGACCTATGACGTCTTTTGCTTTGTGATGGCTGAAGGTGTAAAAGAGCTAAAAAATGGCGGTCTAAACAACATTGCGCCTAGCGTTTTAAAGCTCATGGGGCTTGAGATCCCAGCTGAAATGGACGAGGCGTTATTTTAA
- the mraY gene encoding phospho-N-acetylmuramoyl-pentapeptide-transferase: MFYYIYEILNFNIFQYITVRAGIAFFIAFILTAYLMPKFIAWAKAKNAAQPIYELAPQTHQKKAKTPTMGGLVFVFTAVIATIICARLDNAFVLASLFCLVCFTLLGYKDDYSKILGAKNHAGLSPKAKLFFQFLIAFLLAAFLYISKELNTEFYLPFYKQPIFDMKIFAIFFWTLVIVAASNAVNLTDGLDGLAAVPSIFSLLTLGVFAYICGHAVFSSYLLLPKIAGVGESVVVASALIGSLMGFLWFNCHPAEVFMGDSGSLSVGAYIGFMGVATKNEILLIIIGLIFVVETLSVILQVGSFKIFKRRIFLMAPIHHHFEIKGWAENKIIVRFWIIALLANLIALTALKIR, translated from the coding sequence ATGTTTTACTATATCTACGAAATTTTAAATTTTAATATCTTTCAGTATATCACCGTTCGCGCTGGCATCGCGTTTTTCATAGCATTTATCTTGACAGCTTATCTGATGCCTAAATTTATCGCTTGGGCAAAGGCAAAAAACGCCGCCCAGCCTATCTACGAGCTCGCGCCACAAACTCACCAAAAAAAGGCTAAAACGCCAACCATGGGCGGACTTGTCTTTGTCTTTACAGCCGTGATCGCCACGATCATCTGCGCTAGGCTTGATAACGCCTTTGTGCTAGCCTCGCTCTTTTGCCTAGTTTGCTTCACTTTGCTTGGCTACAAGGATGACTACAGCAAAATTTTAGGTGCGAAAAACCACGCTGGTCTAAGCCCAAAGGCAAAGCTCTTTTTTCAATTTTTAATCGCCTTTTTACTCGCAGCCTTTTTATACATCAGTAAAGAGCTAAACACCGAGTTTTACCTGCCATTTTACAAGCAGCCGATCTTTGACATGAAAATTTTTGCCATTTTCTTTTGGACGCTTGTCATCGTCGCGGCTTCAAATGCGGTAAATTTAACAGACGGACTTGACGGACTTGCCGCCGTGCCATCGATATTTTCGCTTCTAACTCTTGGCGTTTTTGCCTACATCTGCGGTCACGCTGTCTTTAGCTCGTACCTACTTTTACCAAAGATCGCAGGCGTTGGCGAGAGCGTCGTCGTAGCCTCTGCGCTAATTGGCTCACTCATGGGCTTTTTGTGGTTTAACTGCCATCCGGCTGAAGTCTTTATGGGCGATAGCGGCAGCCTAAGCGTTGGCGCATATATCGGCTTTATGGGCGTTGCGACCAAAAACGAAATTTTGCTCATTATCATCGGCCTCATCTTTGTCGTTGAGACCCTAAGCGTCATCTTGCAGGTGGGTAGCTTTAAAATTTTTAAACGCAGAATTTTTCTCATGGCGCCTATACATCACCATTTTGAGATAAAGGGCTGGGCAGAAAATAAGATCATCGTGCGCTTTTGGATCATCGCACTTTTGGCAAATTTGATCGCACTAACGGCGCTAAAGATCAGGTAG
- the murD gene encoding UDP-N-acetylmuramoyl-L-alanine--D-glutamate ligase: MRKSLFGYGGTTKAIAKNFVNDGLWDIYDDKFSEISKDEFGNALLPVSKFDPAKSGLEIPSPGIPPHHELIKKAKNLISEYDYFYEIYKAHLPFNIWISGTNGKTTTTKMMQHLLESKGSVMGGNVGIALANLNPHAKIWILETSSFTLHYTNRATPGIYVLLPITPDHLSWHGNMSEYEKAKLKPLASMSETSVAIVPEIYAKTPTKAKVIAYKDESDLAKFCGVNLGDIAFKTPFLLDALLALAVEKILFDRCDVELLNTFVIEANKLEEFTDNNGRTWVNDTKATNIDASIQAVKRYKDHFMHLILGGDDKGVSMDELFEILKGLKVKIYAIGSNSDKLMNLAAKFSVPALKCDFLQNAVNEISKELKSGEIALLSPAAASLDQFKSYAERGDKFKEFIRAL, encoded by the coding sequence ATGAGAAAATCACTATTTGGCTATGGTGGCACGACAAAGGCGATCGCTAAAAACTTCGTAAATGACGGACTTTGGGATATCTATGACGATAAATTTAGCGAAATTTCTAAGGATGAGTTTGGCAATGCTCTTTTGCCAGTTAGCAAATTTGACCCAGCAAAAAGCGGCCTAGAGATACCAAGCCCTGGCATCCCACCTCACCACGAGCTTATCAAAAAAGCTAAAAATTTAATCAGCGAATATGACTATTTTTATGAAATTTACAAGGCGCATCTGCCATTTAACATCTGGATAAGCGGCACAAACGGCAAGACGACGACCACAAAGATGATGCAGCACCTGCTAGAGAGCAAAGGCTCAGTAATGGGCGGAAACGTCGGCATCGCGCTAGCAAATTTAAACCCGCACGCTAAAATTTGGATACTTGAGACTAGCTCATTTACGCTGCACTACACAAACCGCGCAACGCCTGGCATCTACGTGCTTTTGCCGATCACTCCAGATCATCTAAGCTGGCATGGAAACATGAGCGAGTACGAAAAGGCAAAGCTTAAGCCGCTTGCTAGCATGAGTGAAACGAGCGTGGCGATCGTGCCTGAAATTTACGCTAAAACGCCTACAAAGGCAAAAGTGATCGCATATAAGGATGAGAGCGACTTGGCTAAATTTTGCGGCGTAAATTTGGGCGATATAGCCTTTAAAACGCCGTTTTTACTTGATGCACTGCTAGCACTTGCGGTGGAGAAAATTTTATTTGACCGCTGTGACGTTGAGCTTTTAAACACATTTGTTATCGAAGCAAACAAGCTTGAAGAATTTACTGATAACAATGGTCGAACCTGGGTAAATGACACAAAAGCGACCAACATAGATGCGAGCATTCAAGCCGTAAAACGCTACAAAGATCACTTCATGCACCTAATCTTAGGTGGCGATGACAAGGGCGTTAGCATGGATGAGCTATTTGAGATTTTAAAGGGCCTTAAGGTCAAAATTTACGCCATCGGCTCAAACAGCGACAAACTTATGAATTTAGCTGCTAAATTTAGTGTGCCAGCCCTAAAATGCGACTTTTTACAAAACGCCGTAAATGAGATAAGCAAAGAGCTTAAAAGTGGCGAGATAGCGCTTCTAAGCCCAGCAGCTGCGAGCCTTGATCAGTTTAAGAGCTACGCCGAACGAGGAGATAAATTTAAAGAGTTTATAAGGGCTCTTTGA